The Euphorbia lathyris chromosome 4, ddEupLath1.1, whole genome shotgun sequence genomic interval ACCATTGAAAAGTGGAACCCCAATGTATCTGAAGGGGAGATTTCCTTGCTTTATCCCCATTAACTCAGAAAGAACCGTGCCCCTGCGCCTGGTAATGTGACTTCCCAAGTAAATGTCTGATTTCGGCCAATTAACTTTTTGTCCAGAGATAGAGCCATAGTATGAAAATGCATCCCTGATAGCTTTAACATTAGCCTTTGTAGCCTGACAGAAGAGCATCACATCATCTGCATACAGAAGATGGGTAGGAAAATTGACCGTCCGGGAGTAGTGCATAGCCGCCATATCACCCGATTCAACCAATCTCAAAATCCATCTGCTTAAAAAATCCTCCGCAATACCAAAGAGAAGAGGAGATAGTGGATCTCCCTGTCTGACGCCCCTTGAGCATTTGAAGTAACCGGTAGCTCCAGAGCTCGTTAAGATGGAAATACGAGCTGAGGAGAGAATGTTGAGGATCCAATCTCGGAATTGCAATGAGAAGCCAAAGGAATCCAGAACTTCGAGAATGAAATTCCAATCAAGAGTGTCGAAAGCCTTCCTGGTATCAATTTTGACCGCTATGTTTCCACCAAAACAACGTTTGTTCAGCATATTGATTCCTTCTGAGGAAATTGAAATGCATTGGTGTATGGATAAACTCAAACTGATTACTGGAGACGATACGGGAAGTCACAGAAGACATCCTATCCGCGAGAATCTTGGCAATGACTTTATAACAGAAGTTACTCATGGCAATTGGGCGAAACTGATCAATAGAAATTGTGTTTTCCATCTTTGGAATAAGAACCATTAAGCTTGAGTTCATCCCATGCAATACTGAGCCATAGGTGAAAAAGCTGTGGACTTCCGCGAAGACATCTTCACCCACTATATCCCAGAAAGTTTGGAAGAAAGCCCCTGTAAAGCCATCTGGTCCCGGCGCACTGCTCCCATCCATTGAGAATATCGTATCCCTGACCTCCCTGCGTTCTGGACAAGCTGTCAGATCCACATTTTTAGCGTCTGTTACTAACCGTGGTATAGTGGAGCTGATCAAGGAAAGGTCCCGCGGGCTACCTGCTTCATTTTTTAACAGATCAGAGAAAAACCCAGTAACATGCTCATTAATCCTAGTCGGATCTGTTGTAATCTGTCCATCATGAGTAGAGCTTTGATACCCTGAGTCGCAGCACGAACGGCAGCAGTGCGATGGAAGAACTCACTATTTCTATCTCCGTCCTGCAACCAGCGGATTCTGCTTTTTTCTTTTAGGTAAGTATCCTTTCTTTGCATTGCATTATTGAGTTCTTCATGCGCTTGCATTTCCCGGAGATGACGATCATCTGTCAACCCATCCGTCGAAATCTCGGCTTGAACTCTTAGAAAAACTCttagaattaaagttgtttagtactaTGAACTATtaaaccaatttttttattttccaaaatcatcattttcaaaGCTTCTCACTAAACAACACCAAAATcacttcaaaattaaaaagttaaagaattaaaattgcttacaatatcatcaattcttagaatttttcaattttgagatcATCAACCGTCATTTTAACCGtattaacaaattaaaatccTTACGAAAAACTCCAATCATCTTCtgatcataaaaaaaaatgacaatCCCTGTTTGGATAAAGAAACACGGGCATTCAATTGACAACAAAAAATGTAACCATGGAATTTTTTCTTAGAATTGACCCTAATACATATTCTTATCTATCATGGAGATTTCATTAATaatgatataaattatactatTTATAACGTTGGGAATAAAATTACTTTTcctatataaaaaagaaataaattacaaaaaaatttatataattacatGATTAGAAGAAGAGGGGTTTAAGTTGTGTATTATCTCCTCTAAGTTATGAATTAAAACATCTTTTTCAGCAATTTCTACCAATAACCTAGTATTTTCCTCTCTAAGTAGTTGAAACTGGGAGATAATTTGTTGAATCTGAGCTTGAATAGCTTCATCACTCAACTCAAAAGCAGTTCCAACAACCCTAACAACTCTCCACAAACTAACCACAACAAGCAACCCCCCTCCTTTCCTCTCCAAAACAGCTTCCAAAACCAAAGCCCCAATCACAAATGCCCCATCCACCACATAGCATGGCCGTCTAAAGAAATCACCCCCCAGCCCCACTGCCTCCGCCACTGCCTTTAAACACAGCAGGCTCAGTATCCCTATTCCCACCCAGTGCCACCACCATGATGCAGTAGTATTCTCATTTTCTGGTggtgatgaacaagatattatAGAAGAAGATAGTTCAAGAACAGTCAGTATTAGATCTACTATAATTAGAACAATTGCTGCAACTCTAATTGGACTTGATTCAAGGAACTTTGATAGCTTGTTTCTCCATTCTGCTCTATTGCTGTTGAATCCTTGTTCTTGTGTTGCTGCTGGGTTTAAGAAGAGTTTCCATTTTGCCTTCTGTTCCAGGTTTTGATTAGGGTTTTTATTGAGGATTCTATGGGATCAGGAACCATAATTCATTCTTTTAATTGGATATATCTGTGTGGATATGTTTATAAGATTAAATAAGGGGAGGAGGAAGTGGATTGCAAGTTTGAGGCTTTGGAGGTGACGTTGAAGAACAGATTTCGGTTATTGAGCATGCTTTAAGTAATAATATATACACTTTTCAACTAAATTATGATTTTCTAAGTATACATATATAACTCCAAAACTGACTAATCACATTTTTAAATTGATTTAAAATAAAGCATAACCTTCGCATAACTTGTATATCAGTCCCATTCAATTGGACCCTAATGACCAAATTGTATTTGGACCTTCACCgttagattaattctataacaTAGCAGTCCCGTTCAATTGGACCCTAATGACCAAATTGTATTTGGACCTTCACCgttagattaattctataacaTAATCATACGGTGTTAAAATTTACagattaaatattatttaactgATTGTTTTTTGAAGAACTATGAAAAAATTGGAAGATTGAAGTTGCTGAAGCAGAGGGAACAAAGAAGGAGGTAgtctgcttattgttagaaataCTTTATTAGATTAAtgtattaaaaaagaaaaacaatcagttaaataatatttaatctGTAAATTTTAACACCGTATGATTAtgttatagaattaatctaacGGTGAAGGTCCAAATACAATTTGGTCATTAGGGTCCAATTGAACGGGACTGTATGTCGggatatgaaatatatatatattttttaaaaggcCTAATACTTCTACAgctcccttaacttgtccaaattggtcattttacctcctcaactcatcgaatgtcctatttacccccttaactccataaaagtggtatttctcaccctctcaacttgtccatttagaatgttctatttaccctccttaactctataaaagtggtatttttcaccccttacaatccgctatcgaagcctaaattgataactttttttaaacgttaaacctatatttatgctattttgtaggtggaacctaaattgatactttcctaaaaatcataggcctattttagtACATTATccttacatataatgtatttaacttttttatattaatgttcttgttatttgtattttttattcgtcctttctcttttcaactttttgactactataaagggataagaaatacaatttttatggagttaagagagtaaataagatcataagtgatgagaaataccacttttatggagttaagggggtaaataggatattcgatgagttgagaatgggtaaaatgacaaatttggacaagttaagggggtgagaaatatcatttttatagagttaagggggtaaataggacattcgataagttagaggggtaaaatgaccaatttggacaagttaaaggggCTGGAGAAGCAGTAAGCCTTTTTTAAAATTATCAGAGTATAGTTTAAAgtatttattgaataaaattaaaacagCTTTTTTGACACTTTTTTACTCAGATTTTTGCAGATCCAATTTAAGATTATTGTTCGTCCAGGTTTTGTGAGTTCGTGGACTACTCACAGAGCCAAAACAGAGCTGTATCGAAAAAGTTACGGGTGTTTCCGTGTGCAGTAATTTCCAACCATTTAACTACTCACTacccatgttttttttttttttgcttcaaTCTTATCTCTAAAGTCTAGGAAAACATGACATAGGGTTAGTGGAGTAATGCAGAGGCTAATTTTATGGACATTTTGCCAATAGATATCATACTTCACAAACGAGAAAACACAACACATCAACATAAAAAATCGAAGATTCTTCCAAACTTTTTCTATTCAATTATTAATTcgaaaatggaaaattttaacTCATTATAGAtaactacaacaacaacaaagccttagtcccgaaatgattcggggtaggctaacatgaaccatcatataaaaccgtgaaatcaagtcgtgtcagcgacacaaattcgctctctccactccgtcctatccactaccatattttcctcaattcccagtaaactcatatcacttttgatcaccctcctccaagtttgcttaggtcttcccctacccctcaccactaaatccctttgccactcttcggttctcctaaccaacgcatcaagcgctctacgtctcacatggccaaaccaccttagtcggttttctctcattttattctcaatagatgtgacccctacttttgtcctaattatttcattactcacccgatcctttctcgtatgaccgcacatccatctcaacatacgcatctccaccaccgcatcttatggatgtggcagtgtttcactgcccaacactccataccatataacaatgctggtctaattgttgtccggtagaattttccattcaatctattaggcatgccggggtcacaaaggaaactcgtagcactcttccacttcgaccaaccagctttaatcctatgagcaacatctccatctacttctccatctgtttggataatagatcctaaataccggaagcaatctgaggcctgaacaactctctcatctagggtgattgtctctgcctccctactcttatggccgctaaacttacactccaaatattctgtcttacttcggctcaacttaaagcccctagattctagagtttgtctacatagttccaactttctctccactccttctttcgtctcatcaaccgacacaatatcatctgcaaacagcatgcaccatggtataccatcttgaagtgaacttgttagttcatccataacgatggcaaaaagaaatgggtttagtgcggaaccttgatgcattCCAATCGTAATAAGAAACTCTTCATTATAGATAACtagtaaataataaatttaattaatctcTATTTCAGTTGGTTCGGTTAATTTGGTTATTTTATCATAGAAACCGAACTGACCGATGTTACCAATATACTTCAATATTTAAAACGGAAAGCAAACTTAGTAGATAAAAAAACCAAACTGAAAAACCACACCTGCAATAaatttcaagtttttttttttaatgctttagtttcctttttttttatataacatTGAATTCTACCATCACACTGAAATATTATACTTTAAAAAATAATGTTATTACAAACAGCTTCATAGGAGACATTTACAGAATAATAAGCAAAACCAACTCTACAGTCATCTTAGCTTTCATGTTTGTGAAATTAtacactttaattcaatttagttCTATTACGTACCCTGGACTATTATTGCATCATTTCACAAATGTTGATGCTAAAATAGTGTTATTTTGTATGTTGGGGTTTGTAAGCTTTAGGTGCAAATACTCTATGTTGTCTTATTAACGAATAGAATAGAACCAAGTATATATACATACCAGGGGAACCGAAAAACCCATTGCTTTCTAAACCGTGTCTAACACAAAGACTCGTAATTGCTTCTTATTTTAACTATACTTCCTATTTAACCATAATACAGTATTTAACTATAATACAGTACGTATATACTTATCACCCCCCTTAAGCACGTGGTAGATTTCAGTTCTTACAAAATAACACGTATAATACAGTATTTAACTATAATAGAGCACGTATATACTTATTAGGGATTCTTCCGTTTAACTGATTCCTAGAGAAATCCAAAGCTTCTAATCCTCTCATATAGCACCTATATCCTCGGGAATTTCTCCGGATAGAAAATTATTCCATAGATTCAGAGATTGCAATTTTATAAGACTTGTAATTTCCTCTGGGATCTTTCCAGACAAATTGTTGCTAGACAAATCCATGATTCTCACATATTTAAGAAtacttgcatattcaactgttCTCCCTTTCATCATAATGGTAGCATCATCTACGACTATTACATCTCCGCAATCTCCACTTCCGGACACAAAAGTGAACGTTTGGTCTGGAGAATCGATTACGGCCATGAAAGTGAAGTTGTTAATACAATTAGGAATGTCCCCAGATAAGGAATTGTAAGAAAGATCAAGGATTTGCAAAGATTTCAATTGGCAGATTTCGTTTGGTATCTTGCCATGAAATTTATTTCCACCAAGTATGAGTATCGACATCGACGAAAAGCTTGTAGAGAGCCAAGTTGGAATGTGGCCTGTCAGTTCATTTTTGGCAAGGTCAAGTGTCTTCAAGAGACCACAGTTTTGAAGTGACATTGGCAATTCACTGGAAAGGCTATTATTCCAAAGATGCAAGAAATAAAGACCTTTTAAATTGCCAATTGATTTTGGAATACTCCCAGTAAAACTGTTACTGCTCAATCTTAAGGATGACAAATGTATCCAGTTATTAGACCAACAATCTGGAATTTCTCCAGTCAAAAGGTTGCTGCCAAGATCAAGAACACGTATATCCTTAACTTCATGCATCTTCTGACATATGAAGTGGGATATAGAACCCGAAAATGAATTGTTCGAAAAATCTAAGAACATAATATTGCTTGAAATGCGAGGTAATGAACCTTCAAAAAGATTCGAACTCAAGTCTATTACACGAGAAGTGAGATTTATATCAGGAATCACACCATGAATTTGGTTGCGTGACAGATTTAAATAGCTAAATTGGAGGGAAGAGTTCCAGAACCAGTTGGGAATAGTACTAGAAATACTGGAGTTTGACAAATCTAAAATTTTCATATCTTTTAGTGTGTGAAACCACCCTGGAAACCGATCTCCAATGTCCCAACCACCTAATTGTAATGCCTGAAGACGAAGAACAGGTGGAGTCCAATCCGAACTAACTCTCAGACTCAACTGATTCATGGATCCATACAACGTTCTTAAGTTTGTAAGATGTGCAAAATGCATTTCAGAGACAACTCCCTCCAACAAATTGTAAGAAATATCTAAATCCTCTAGTTTTGCAAGCCCTCCAAGGGCTGCAGGAAAAGTTCCATCCAATTTGTTATGGTCAAGCAATAAAAATCTCAAGGACTTCAATTCTGCTAATGCCAATGGAATCGAACCTGAAATGGAATTATTTGACAGACGAAGGTCTATCAAATTCCTAAAAATGCCAAGTTGATTGGTCAAATTGCCAGATAATTTGCAATCGGATAGATGCAATGACTCGAGCAGATTTGAAGAACAACCGGAAAGAATGTTAAGGATATCATTCATTTCCTGGCTTAATTTGGTTCCTGAGAAAGATAATGATTCCAAAAGGCAAAAATTTTTGAAGGATTATAGAATTCCGCCTTCAAATTCTACATTCTTACTCAAGTCAAGGTTGGTGAGAGAGGTCATGTTTTGGATGGCACTGGAAATTTTACCTGACAATGAATTTACACCAAGGTTGAGAACCTCAAGATGCCTAAAACCATACAACCAATTGGGTATTGAGGAATTAAAACGATTGGAAGAGAGATCAAGTTCCTTAATTGAAGAAACATTTTGAAGTTCACTAGGAATGGGACCTTGGAAGAGATTAGCAGAGAAATCAGATTTCTAAGACCAAAAATCCAATTGGGAATCAAAGAGAAATTATTTGAGGAGAGGTCCAGTTGTTGAAGAGAAGTCATGTTTTGAAGATGATGGCTGAGTGGTCCTTTAAATGGATTAGATGCTAGATTAAGAGTCTTCAGATTCTTAAGACCAAAAACCCAATCTGGAATTGAAGATTCAAGAAAAGAGTTTTTAGACAAATCAAGAACGGAAAGAGATGAAAAGTTGAGATTTACGAGCAGTGGTGGAATATGAACAATATGACAATCTGACAAGTGCAATTCTACAAGAGAAGTAAGCTTGTTCGACACTTCCAACCAATGGACCGACTTGGATTGGCTGCTGAGGTTAACAGAACTCAAATCAAGGAATTCTAGCAAGGAAAGACCAGAAACCCAATCAAAACTGTCAATACTAAGAGAATACACACGATTAAAAAGATAATGACCATTGAGATTAAGGTAAACCAAATTAGAAAGATTTCCAAGCTCATGAGGAATGATTCCTCCAAATCTCGCACCATAGAGATTAAGAGATCTTAAACTCCTAAGAGAGCCAAGAAATTTGGGAATTGGAATGTATTCAAAATCATTGTGGCTTAAATCTAAGTACCTCAAATGCTTAAGATTGAGCAAAGATGAACTTATCTCGCCTCCAAATGCTGATTTCTCATAGTACTCAGAGCAATATTCGCGATATGCAAAGTCGTTATGCTCCTCATAGCCAAAATACTCATCCATGGGAAGTGACTGAAGACGGAGCTCAAGGATATGGCCACTGAAGTTGCTGCAGATTACGCCATACCATTTACAGCAATCACCATCTCCAATGTTATCCCACGATTGAAGGCGATTTGAAGGATCTTTCAGCTTGTTCTTAAGCTCTAACAGAGCTTCTCTTTCGCTTGGAATGCAACCATAACAGAAGCCAACACTAATGAAGAGGAAAGTAATTTTGAGTAAATGAGTCATTGATTTCTTCATGAATACTATACAACTCTCATTCACTAGAACTAGAACATAAATACCATTTTCATACCGCGAAAATTGGGGTAGAAATAACTTGACTCAAAGTCCATTTTCGAGTGGTTGCTTGTCTGAATCTTCTTCCAAGAAATTTGCTCCAACTGTATTCTCTTTAATGCTGATACATACCATTCAAATATGATGCTACTGTCATTAAGAGTAAATGAGTCATTGATTTCTTCATGAACACTATACAACTCTCATTCACTAGAACTAGAACATAATTACCATTTTCATACCGTGAAAATTGGGGTAGAAATAACTTGACTCAAAGTCCATTTTCGAGTCGTTGCTTGTCTGAATCTTCTTCCAAGAAATTTGCTCCAACTGTATTCTCTTTAATGCTGATGCATACCATTCAAATATGATGCTACGGTCATTAAGAGTTGAAGGTCctacatttaaaaaaatgatattttcttttattttctaacTAATAATTAAGGGTCTATCGTTCATAAGTTGGATAAATTTCAAACATTACAAAATATAGATTTTTTAGCTCGCACTGGTTGCATACAAGTTGATTTAGACAAAGATTTGCATTTTTTGAATGTCTTTAAACTTGATGAAATATATGGATTTTAAATTCTTCTTGTCCAGCACAAGCAAAATAGGtgataaattgttttatgtatatagatgtGTCTTTGGTAACAAGATAAACATGATTAATTACTAAAGAGAGGACTCGGTAAATGATGTCTGAAATTTGTCTAATTCGCCAACATTCCACCCTCAAATATACCATTAATTAATGAcgacaaacaacaacaaaacattagtcccgaaatgattctgCACCGGCTAACATGAATTGTCCTTATAATTCCATACTAGAATGTCAAATGAATAAGTAAATAAATGATTCATATGCTGGGTTTATTACAAAACCTCTCCAGAAATTTGAAAGGCTTATTGTTCTATGAAATATGAATGTCTCCTATGAAACTATTTGTAAATTTAGGGGCAGGGGATAGGGGTCATGgatgcccccccccccccccccccccccccccgcagGGATGGCATCGGCGACCGATGTGTTCGTCCCCGATGCTTAATCCCCAAAAAAATCTtgatttttactaaatttttgtcAATTGGCCCCAGTATTTGGCTCTGTTGCTGAAGTGAATTCCCTTCAAATTTATGGAGAGGTTTTGTAATAAGATGCAGATTTAATACAAGACAAGAAGTAACCTGTGAAGAAGATGTTATGCTTCCCATTCTAATAACTCCTTTTCTGCGCGCTCCTTGAGGCTCTGCACTGCACAGCTACTTTCTTTCAGGACTTATGTCAAAGACTTGAACCCCATTTCTCGCTATGCTTCTGATTGTCTTGCTCTCTAACTGCTTCTCCTcaataattaaatcaaatttatgttttctttaattatttttctgATTAAGCTTGCTTCAGCCCAGTTCATTTCCCGTCGCCACTGCCGGTAATAGTATCTCCCTCACCGCCACAACTATTTCACCTACTTTTTAGGGGTAATTAGGGTTCATTATTGATCA includes:
- the LOC136226364 gene encoding uncharacterized protein; translation: HRILNKNPNQNLEQKAKWKLFLNPAATQEQGFNSNRAEWRNKLSKFLESSPIRVAAIVLIIVDLILTVLELSSSIISCSSPPENENTTASWWWHWVGIGILSLLCLKAVAEAVGLGGDFFRRPCYVVDGAFVIGALVLEAVLERKGGGLLVVVSLWRVVRVVGTAFELSDEAIQAQIQQIISQFQLLREENTRLLVEIAEKDVLIHNLEEIIHNLNPSSSNHVII